The following are from one region of the Ruficoccus sp. ZRK36 genome:
- a CDS encoding UDP-N-acetylglucosamine--N-acetylmuramyl-(pentapeptide) pyrophosphoryl-undecaprenol N-acetylglucosamine transferase, whose protein sequence is MSLFLISCGGTGGHLAPGIALAEGLSEAGHECCLIISKKDVDSRLVNSYPNLNFVRSPGCGMSWKPLGFLRFQWEQTRAFLFALRLIRKHKPAAIVGFGGFLSVGLVLAGFLLGYPIVLHEANRRAGRAIRMLSGMAQRIYLPEGTQLKSLPPQTVRHSGYPVRREIRRLPQDVARQKLGIQVSGKLLLVFGGSQGAVALNKWVTENFERLAQENISVYCLTGLRNGSQGTVEHKLEDGQVARCYFVPFCDRMAEVLSAADLVVSRAGAGSIAEFIRCHVPSIIVPFPYAADDHQRANAHFFEQQGGTIVVEQQDISRLTDEVVDTIFNDWLLNKIRDNLARLDRINPIELMVSDLESVAAQHKHA, encoded by the coding sequence ATGAGCCTGTTCCTGATCTCATGTGGCGGAACGGGCGGGCATCTTGCACCGGGGATCGCGTTAGCCGAAGGGCTGAGTGAGGCCGGGCACGAATGCTGTCTGATTATCAGCAAAAAGGACGTGGATTCGCGGCTGGTGAACAGCTACCCGAACCTGAACTTCGTGCGCTCGCCGGGTTGCGGCATGTCCTGGAAGCCGCTCGGCTTCCTGCGTTTCCAGTGGGAGCAGACTCGCGCGTTCCTTTTCGCCCTGCGCCTGATCCGTAAGCATAAACCGGCGGCCATCGTGGGTTTCGGGGGCTTTCTCAGCGTGGGCTTGGTGCTGGCAGGTTTTCTCCTCGGCTATCCGATCGTCCTGCACGAGGCCAATCGCCGGGCCGGGCGCGCCATCCGCATGCTCAGTGGCATGGCCCAACGTATTTACCTGCCAGAGGGGACCCAACTCAAGAGCCTGCCGCCGCAGACCGTCCGCCACTCGGGCTACCCGGTGCGCCGGGAGATCCGCCGCCTGCCGCAGGATGTGGCCCGGCAGAAGCTCGGCATCCAGGTCTCCGGTAAGCTGCTCCTCGTCTTTGGGGGCAGCCAGGGCGCTGTCGCTCTGAATAAATGGGTGACGGAAAACTTCGAGCGCCTCGCCCAGGAAAATATCAGCGTCTACTGCCTGACCGGTCTTCGTAATGGCTCGCAGGGGACGGTGGAGCACAAGCTCGAAGACGGGCAGGTGGCCCGCTGCTATTTCGTACCCTTCTGCGACCGCATGGCGGAGGTGCTTAGCGCGGCTGACCTCGTCGTTTCCAGAGCGGGGGCGGGGAGTATCGCAGAGTTTATCCGCTGCCATGTGCCCTCGATTATCGTCCCCTTTCCCTATGCCGCGGACGACCACCAGCGCGCCAACGCCCATTTCTTCGAACAGCAGGGCGGGACGATCGTCGTCGAGCAGCAGGACATCAGCCGCCTGACGGACGAGGTCGTCGATACGATTTTCAACGACTGGCTGCTGAACAAAATTCGCGATAATCTGGCGCGTCTTGACCGCATTAACCCCATCGAGCTGATGGTCAGCGATCTTGAGAGTGTCGCAGCTCAGCACAAGCACGCATGA
- the ftsW gene encoding putative lipid II flippase FtsW: MSAGSVLTLCVAVLTFLGLVVLSSAGKSLSSNPYFYFQRQSLWLALALLAGIFTAFLNLDTVRKGTWVFVGAVLLLLVAVLVPGIGVKVNGASRWLDLGMMRLQVSDLGKLALIFGMAHFLAQNQRRIQSFWWGFVLPCTGLGLLCGLIMLEPDFGTTALCGIVGLCMLFVAGTRLLFLIPSGLMALMLFGVAVYLDPIRLRRVTSFLDVEANKSDSAYQLWQGILAFGAGGVDGVGLGNGRQQLSYLPESHTDFVFPVIGEELGFITTATVVALFLTVFLCGVWSLRRAPNMYQFLLVCGALWFLTFQALINMGVVTGLLPTKGMSLPFISYGGSNLVVMFILVGLILNCFRHWQKPALKRPRHL; this comes from the coding sequence GTGAGCGCCGGCAGTGTGCTGACGCTCTGCGTGGCAGTGCTCACTTTTCTCGGGCTGGTGGTACTCTCCAGCGCCGGCAAGTCGCTCAGCTCTAATCCGTACTTCTACTTCCAACGGCAAAGTCTCTGGCTGGCTCTTGCGCTGCTGGCCGGGATTTTTACCGCATTTCTGAACCTGGATACCGTCCGCAAGGGGACATGGGTCTTCGTCGGGGCGGTGCTGCTCCTGCTGGTGGCGGTATTGGTGCCGGGCATCGGTGTAAAAGTGAACGGTGCGAGCCGCTGGCTGGATCTGGGCATGATGCGCCTGCAGGTCTCGGACCTGGGTAAGCTGGCCCTGATCTTCGGGATGGCGCACTTCCTGGCGCAGAACCAGCGGCGGATACAGAGCTTCTGGTGGGGATTTGTCCTGCCATGTACCGGCTTGGGGCTGCTCTGCGGGCTGATCATGCTGGAGCCGGACTTTGGGACGACGGCGCTGTGTGGCATCGTCGGCCTGTGTATGCTCTTCGTCGCCGGGACGCGTCTGCTTTTCCTGATCCCCAGTGGTCTGATGGCGCTCATGCTCTTTGGCGTGGCCGTCTATCTGGACCCGATCCGGCTGCGCCGCGTGACGTCGTTTCTCGATGTGGAGGCGAACAAGTCCGACAGCGCCTACCAGCTCTGGCAGGGGATCCTGGCTTTCGGAGCGGGGGGGGTGGACGGTGTCGGCCTCGGTAATGGCCGCCAGCAACTTTCCTATCTGCCCGAGTCGCACACGGACTTTGTGTTTCCCGTGATCGGCGAGGAGCTGGGCTTTATCACCACAGCAACCGTGGTGGCCTTGTTCCTGACGGTCTTTCTGTGCGGAGTGTGGAGCCTGCGCCGTGCGCCGAATATGTACCAGTTCCTGCTGGTGTGTGGAGCCCTGTGGTTCCTGACTTTTCAGGCCCTCATCAATATGGGGGTCGTGACCGGCCTGCTTCCGACGAAGGGCATGTCCCTGCCCTTTATCAGCTACGGGGGTTCTAACCTCGTGGTGATGTTCATCCTGGTCGGGCTGATTTTAAACTGTTTCCGTCACTGGCAAAAACCGGCCCTGAAGCGGCCACGACATCTATGA